A window of Castor canadensis chromosome 10, mCasCan1.hap1v2, whole genome shotgun sequence contains these coding sequences:
- the Kctd12 gene encoding BTB/POZ domain-containing protein KCTD12: protein MALADSTRGLPNGGGGGGGSGLSSSSTEPPLFPDIVELNVGGQVYVTRRCTVVSVPDSLLWRMFTQQQPQELARDSKGRFFLDRDGFLFRYILDYLRDLQLVLPDYFPERSRLQREAEYFELPELVRRLGAPQQPGPGPPPPHSRRGVHKEGSLGDELLPLGYAEPEQQEGASAGAPSPTLELASRSPSGGAAGPLLTPSQSLDGSRRSGYITIGYRGSYTIGRDAQADAKFRRVARITVCGKTSLAKEVFGDTLNESRDPDRPPERYTSRYYLKFNFLEQAFDKLSESGFHMVACSSTGTCAFASSTDQSEDKIWTSYTEYVFCRE from the coding sequence ATGGCTCTGGCGGACAGCACACGAGGACTACCCAAcgggggcggcggcgggggcggcAGCGGCTTGTCGTCGTCCTCCACGGAGCCGCCGCTTTTCCCCGACATCGTGGAGCTGAACGTGGGGGGCCAGGTGTATGTGACCCGGCGCTGCACCGTGGTGTCGGTGCCCGATTCGTTGCTCTGGCGTATGTTCACGCAGCAGCAGCCTCAGGAGCTGGCCCGGGACAGCAAAGGCCGTTTCTTTCTGGACCGGGACGGCTTCCTCTTCCGCTACATCCTGGATTACCTGCGGGACTTGCAGCTCGTGCTGCCCGACTACTTCCCGGAGCGCAGCCGGCTGCAGCGCGAGGCCGAGTACTTCGAGCTGCCGGAGCTCGTGCGTCGCCTCGGGGCGCCCCAGCAGCCCGGGCccgggccgccgccgccgcactCCCGGCGCGGGGTGCACAAGGAGGGCTCGCTGGGCGACGAGCTGCTGCCGCTGGGCTACGCGGAGCCCGAGCAGCAGGAGGGCGCCTCGGCCGGGGCGCCGTCGCCCACGCTGGAGCTGGCTAGCCGCAGCCCGTCCGGGGGCGCGGCGGGTCCGCTGCTCACGCCGTCCCAGTCGTTGGACGGCAGCCGGCGATCGGGCTACATCACCATCGGCTATCGCGGCTCCTACACCATCGGGCGGGACGCGCAGGCGGACGCCAAGTTCCGGCGGGTGGCGCGCATCACCGTGTGCGGCAAGACGTCGCTGGCCAAGGAGGTGTTCGGGGACACCCTGAACGAGAGCCGGGATCCCGACCGGCCCCCGGAGCGCTACACCTCGCGCTATTACCTCAAGTTCAACTTCCTGGAGCAGGCGTTCGACAAGCTGTCCGAGTCGGGCTTCCACATGGTGGCGTGCAGCTCCACGGGCACCTGCGCCTTTGCCAGCAGCACCGACCAGAGCGAGGACAAGATCTGGACCAGCTACACCGAGTACGTCTTCTGCAGGGAGTGA